The Deinococcus hopiensis KR-140 genome has a window encoding:
- a CDS encoding mannitol dehydrogenase family protein, with protein sequence MVKLSASALAALPTEVQVPLYNPRTLTPGIVHFGVGGFHRSHEAMYMDRLLNMGEHREWGICGVGVLPSDAAMRGVLTAQDHLYTLLTKAPDGREEARVIGAIVEFLFAPDAPEAVIERLAAPTTRIVSLTVTEGGYSVNNATGEFDPSGADLQHDLAAGAVPRTVFGFITEGLRRRRERGLEPFTVLSCDNMPGNGHVTRHALTAFAHLKDPELGEWIAQQVAFPNSMVDRITPVTTDQDRREIGARYGLEDAWPVVAETFTQWVLEDRFTLGRPPLETVGVQVVEDVEPYELMKLRLLNASHQAMSYLGLMAGYGYVHEVCQDPLFVDFLLGYMAREATPTLPPVPGIDLGAYGHQLIERFASPAIRDTLTRLIVDSSERMPKFLLPVVREQLRTGGEVRYAALVLASWSVYLEENGTGEQAVPDVRAPLLVATAARDAQQPGAFLEVSEVFGDLGTNERFQAEYRAAREGLRQLGPRGALEALLTKGDAAAPAQNGA encoded by the coding sequence ATGGTCAAACTGAGTGCCTCCGCCCTCGCTGCCCTCCCAACTGAAGTTCAGGTCCCCCTCTACAATCCACGTACCCTCACGCCCGGCATCGTGCATTTTGGCGTGGGCGGCTTTCACCGCTCTCACGAGGCCATGTATATGGACCGCCTCCTGAATATGGGGGAGCACCGCGAGTGGGGCATTTGTGGAGTGGGCGTGCTGCCCTCAGACGCGGCCATGCGCGGCGTGCTCACTGCCCAAGATCACCTCTACACCCTGCTGACCAAAGCGCCCGACGGGCGCGAGGAAGCGCGGGTGATCGGAGCCATCGTGGAATTCCTGTTTGCCCCTGACGCCCCCGAAGCGGTGATCGAGAGGCTGGCTGCGCCCACCACCCGCATCGTGTCCCTGACGGTGACCGAAGGCGGCTACAGCGTCAACAATGCAACGGGGGAGTTCGATCCTTCCGGGGCGGATCTCCAGCATGATCTGGCAGCGGGGGCGGTGCCGAGAACAGTCTTCGGCTTCATCACCGAGGGGCTGCGCCGCCGCCGGGAGCGGGGCCTCGAGCCCTTTACGGTGCTCTCGTGCGACAACATGCCGGGCAACGGACACGTGACCCGCCATGCCCTGACCGCCTTCGCCCATCTGAAGGACCCGGAACTGGGCGAGTGGATTGCGCAGCAGGTGGCCTTTCCCAACTCAATGGTGGACCGCATCACCCCCGTGACCACGGACCAGGACCGGCGGGAGATTGGCGCCCGCTACGGCTTGGAAGACGCCTGGCCGGTGGTGGCCGAGACCTTTACCCAGTGGGTGCTGGAAGACCGCTTCACGCTGGGACGTCCCCCACTGGAGACCGTGGGCGTGCAGGTGGTGGAGGACGTGGAGCCCTACGAACTGATGAAGCTGCGGCTGCTCAACGCCTCACACCAGGCCATGAGCTACCTGGGGTTGATGGCGGGATACGGGTACGTCCACGAGGTCTGTCAAGACCCCCTGTTCGTGGACTTCCTGCTGGGCTACATGGCGCGCGAAGCCACACCCACCCTGCCCCCGGTGCCCGGGATCGACCTGGGGGCCTATGGGCACCAACTGATCGAGCGCTTCGCCAGCCCCGCCATTCGGGATACCCTTACCCGGCTGATTGTCGACAGCTCCGAGCGCATGCCCAAATTCCTCCTGCCGGTTGTGCGCGAGCAACTGCGCACGGGGGGCGAGGTCCGGTACGCGGCGCTGGTATTGGCGTCGTGGAGCGTTTATCTGGAGGAGAACGGTACGGGGGAGCAAGCGGTCCCGGACGTTCGCGCGCCCCTGCTCGTGGCGACAGCGGCACGCGACGCACAACAGCCGGGAGCCTTTTTGGAGGTGAGCGAGGTCTTCGGGGACCTGGGCACCAATGAACGCTTTCAGGCCGAGTACCGGGCCGCGCGGGAAGGGCTGCGGCAGCTGGGGCCGCGCGGCGCCCTTGAGGCCCTATTGACGAAAGGCGATGCGGCTGCGCCGGCACAGAACGGGGCATAA
- a CDS encoding adenylyl cyclase → MTNAFHTARSSRASTSPIRAGALLALTLLLGACGQSAVPGSSQSASAQGAGGTATSASTALTSLAMPGDSLGPQVTVFDPSMPVGQIQATLDAVYAKQVDNEMGSERYAFFFKPGTYGTASQPLQVKVGYYTEIAGLGASPSDVTINGKVEVYNRCLEGGGTSNCLALVNFWRTVSNLTVNVNGAGQDGCRGSANFWAVSQAASLRRVDIRGGNLSLMDYCTAGPQYASGGYLADSKAGFVINGSQQQWYTRNSNLGGWSNGVWNQVFSGVIGAPSEAKFPDEPYTTLDQTPVSREKPYVFVDAQGRYNVRVPAAQTNSRGTSWEAGLTPGRTVPLSDFFVARPSDSVQTINNQLSRGKNLLLTPGIYNVDQSIAVKRADTVVLGLGHATLTAVGGATPLKVADVPGVVIAGVTIDAGAALSPTLLQVGTKNGNNAPKKHDPSNPTTLNDVYFRVGGPHIGKADISLEVNSDNVLIDHTWVWRADHGVEGFSGDTQRWNTNIGRNGVVINGDNVTATGLFVEHFQQYNTVWNGENGTTVLYQNELPYDPPTQADWGHDGTLGWAAYKVGGNVKAHRLFGGGAYVFNQNNPAIHTENGFEVPVTPGVKLHHVLTVNLSAGTINHVVNGVGGPADTSRVGQPVYVKDYATP, encoded by the coding sequence ATGACAAACGCGTTCCACACCGCCCGTTCCTCCCGCGCCTCCACTTCCCCCATCCGGGCTGGAGCACTCCTGGCCCTTACCCTGCTGCTGGGAGCCTGCGGGCAGTCCGCGGTACCAGGCAGCTCCCAGAGCGCTTCAGCCCAGGGCGCTGGGGGCACAGCCACGTCAGCCAGCACAGCGCTGACTTCGCTTGCCATGCCGGGTGATTCCCTCGGACCTCAGGTCACGGTCTTCGACCCGAGCATGCCGGTGGGCCAGATTCAGGCGACGCTCGACGCGGTGTACGCCAAACAGGTGGACAACGAGATGGGCAGCGAGCGGTACGCCTTCTTCTTCAAGCCGGGCACCTACGGCACGGCCAGCCAGCCCCTCCAGGTCAAGGTGGGGTACTACACCGAGATCGCGGGGCTCGGCGCGTCGCCTTCCGACGTGACGATCAACGGCAAGGTGGAGGTCTACAACCGTTGCCTGGAGGGCGGCGGCACCAGCAACTGCCTCGCGCTCGTCAACTTCTGGCGCACGGTGTCCAACCTGACGGTCAACGTCAACGGTGCGGGTCAGGACGGCTGCCGGGGCTCGGCGAACTTCTGGGCCGTGTCTCAGGCCGCCTCGCTGCGCCGGGTGGACATCCGGGGCGGTAACCTGTCACTGATGGACTACTGCACGGCGGGCCCCCAGTATGCCAGCGGCGGCTACCTGGCCGACAGCAAGGCGGGGTTCGTGATCAACGGCTCGCAGCAGCAGTGGTACACCCGCAACAGCAACCTCGGCGGCTGGTCCAATGGGGTGTGGAACCAGGTGTTCTCCGGCGTGATCGGCGCGCCTTCCGAGGCCAAATTCCCCGACGAGCCCTACACCACGCTGGACCAGACCCCCGTCAGCCGGGAAAAGCCGTATGTGTTCGTCGACGCTCAGGGCCGCTACAACGTCCGCGTTCCTGCGGCGCAGACCAACAGCCGCGGGACCTCGTGGGAAGCGGGACTGACGCCGGGGCGTACCGTGCCGCTGAGCGACTTCTTCGTGGCGCGGCCGTCCGATTCCGTACAGACCATCAACAACCAGCTGTCCCGCGGCAAGAACCTGCTGCTGACTCCAGGCATCTACAACGTCGATCAGAGCATTGCGGTCAAGCGCGCCGACACGGTGGTGCTGGGCCTGGGGCACGCCACACTGACGGCAGTGGGCGGGGCGACGCCCCTCAAGGTGGCCGACGTGCCCGGCGTGGTCATTGCCGGCGTGACCATCGACGCGGGGGCGGCCCTGTCGCCCACGCTGCTGCAGGTGGGGACCAAGAACGGCAACAACGCGCCGAAAAAGCACGATCCCTCCAACCCCACCACGCTCAACGACGTGTACTTCCGCGTCGGCGGCCCCCACATCGGCAAGGCGGACATCAGCCTGGAGGTCAACAGCGACAACGTGCTGATCGACCACACCTGGGTCTGGCGCGCCGACCACGGCGTCGAGGGCTTTTCCGGCGATACCCAGCGCTGGAACACCAACATCGGCCGCAACGGCGTGGTGATCAACGGTGACAACGTCACTGCGACGGGTCTGTTCGTCGAACACTTCCAGCAGTACAACACCGTCTGGAACGGCGAGAATGGGACCACGGTCTTGTACCAGAACGAGCTGCCCTACGATCCGCCCACGCAGGCCGACTGGGGCCACGACGGCACGCTGGGCTGGGCGGCGTACAAGGTGGGGGGCAACGTCAAGGCGCACCGCCTCTTTGGTGGCGGAGCCTACGTCTTCAACCAGAACAACCCAGCCATCCACACTGAGAACGGCTTTGAGGTCCCCGTCACGCCCGGCGTCAAACTTCACCATGTCCTGACCGTGAACCTGAGTGCGGGCACGATCAACCATGTGGTCAACGGAGTAGGTGGTCCCGCCGATACGTCCAGGGTCGGGCAGCCCGTGTACGTGAAGGACTACGCGACACCGTAA